A window of Cellulomonas sp. SLBN-39 genomic DNA:
CCGCGGCCGAGGCCCGCTTCAAGGACATCGGCGAGGCGTACGCGGTGCTCTCGGACCCCGAGCAGCGCCGCCAGTACGACCAGCTGCGTGCCATGGCCGGCGGCGCCCGCTTCACCGCGGGCGCCGGCGGTCGTGGCGGCGCGCCCGGCGGGCCGGGGTTCGAGGACCTGTTCGGCACGATGTTCGGCGGGGCCAACGGTCCCGGCGGGCGGGTGCGGTACCAGACGTCCGGCACGGGCGGCGGTGCCGGCGGGCCGGGGTTCGAGGACCTGCTCGGCGGGCTGTTCGGCGGCGGGGGAGGGCGCGGCCACGCCGGCGCCGACCTGACGGCCACCACGACGCTGCCGTTCCGCACGGCCGCCGAGGGGTCGACCGTGTCGCTGTCCGTCGAGGGGCGCACCGTGAACGCGCGCATCCCCGCGGGGGTGCGGGACGGGCAGAAGATCCGCCTGCGCGGCAAGGGCCGCCCGGGCAGCGGCGGGGCGCCCGACGGCGACCTCGTCATCACCGTGCAGGTCGAGCCG
This region includes:
- a CDS encoding DnaJ C-terminal domain-containing protein, with the translated sequence MTGQDWLEKDFYAVLGVAKDADAAAVKKAYRKLARQLHPDQNPGDAAAEARFKDIGEAYAVLSDPEQRRQYDQLRAMAGGARFTAGAGGRGGAPGGPGFEDLFGTMFGGANGPGGRVRYQTSGTGGGAGGPGFEDLLGGLFGGGGGRGHAGADLTATTTLPFRTAAEGSTVSLSVEGRTVNARIPAGVRDGQKIRLRGKGRPGSGGAPDGDLVITVQVEPHPVFSLEADNLRVTVPVAFDEAALGATVQVPTLDGSAVRVKIPAGTPSGRTLRVKGKGITTSKGTGDLLVTVQVVVPQRLSAAAREAVQAFGIATSGEDVRADLMADARR